In the Prosthecomicrobium sp. N25 genome, one interval contains:
- a CDS encoding glutamate synthase subunit beta has translation MGKVTGFLEIDRQDRKYRPAHDRVRNYKEFVIPLSEQGTRDQAARCMNCGIPYCHTGCPVNNQIPDWNDLVYHGNWEEAARNLHSTNNFPEFTGRVCPAPCEASCTLNLTDSPVTIKTIECTIADKAWDEGWVRPELPKRKTGRKVAVIGSGPAGLAGAQQLARAGHEVHVFEKNAKAGGLLRYGIPDFKLEKTVVDRRVQQMEAEGVVFHYNVNVGVEISVEDLKAQYDAVMFAGGSEKPRDLAIPGRDLAGVHFAMDFLPQQNRRVSEEPVGNVEQILAGGKHVVVIGGGDTGSDCIGTSIRQGALSVTQLEIMPKPPEKENKLLSWPNWPMKLRTSSSHEEGAERQFSVLTERFEGENGQVKTLHCVEVDAKMQKVPGSEFVLKADLVLLAMGFVHPVREGMLEQSGVIIDGRGNVQANDEDYRTSVDKIWAAGDMRRGQSLVVWAIREGRQAARSIDLALMGRTDLPR, from the coding sequence ATGGGCAAGGTTACTGGGTTTCTCGAAATCGATCGCCAGGATCGCAAGTATCGGCCGGCCCACGACCGCGTCCGCAATTACAAAGAGTTCGTGATCCCGCTCTCCGAGCAGGGCACGCGCGACCAGGCGGCGCGCTGCATGAACTGCGGCATCCCCTATTGCCACACCGGCTGCCCGGTCAACAACCAGATCCCGGACTGGAACGACCTCGTCTACCACGGCAACTGGGAAGAGGCGGCGCGGAACCTGCACTCGACCAACAACTTCCCGGAGTTCACCGGGCGGGTCTGCCCGGCGCCCTGCGAAGCGTCCTGCACGCTGAACCTCACGGACAGCCCCGTCACGATCAAGACGATCGAGTGCACCATCGCCGACAAGGCCTGGGACGAGGGCTGGGTCAGGCCGGAACTGCCGAAGCGCAAGACCGGCCGGAAAGTGGCGGTGATCGGCTCCGGCCCGGCGGGCCTCGCGGGCGCCCAGCAGCTGGCGCGGGCCGGCCACGAGGTGCACGTCTTCGAGAAGAATGCCAAGGCGGGCGGGCTGCTGCGCTACGGCATCCCGGACTTCAAGCTCGAGAAGACGGTCGTCGACCGCCGCGTCCAGCAGATGGAAGCGGAAGGCGTCGTCTTCCACTACAACGTCAATGTCGGGGTCGAGATTTCGGTCGAGGACCTTAAGGCCCAGTACGACGCGGTGATGTTCGCGGGCGGCTCGGAGAAGCCGCGCGACCTGGCGATCCCGGGGCGAGACCTCGCCGGCGTGCATTTCGCGATGGACTTCCTGCCGCAGCAAAACCGGCGCGTCTCCGAGGAGCCGGTCGGCAACGTCGAGCAGATCCTGGCCGGCGGCAAGCACGTGGTGGTCATCGGCGGCGGCGACACCGGCTCGGACTGCATCGGTACGTCGATCCGGCAGGGGGCCCTGTCGGTCACCCAGCTCGAGATCATGCCGAAGCCGCCCGAGAAGGAGAACAAGCTCCTGTCCTGGCCGAACTGGCCGATGAAGCTCAGGACCTCGTCGTCGCACGAGGAGGGCGCCGAACGGCAGTTCTCGGTGCTGACCGAGCGGTTCGAGGGCGAGAACGGACAGGTCAAGACGCTTCACTGCGTCGAGGTCGACGCCAAGATGCAGAAGGTGCCGGGCAGCGAGTTCGTCCTGAAGGCGGACCTCGTGCTGCTCGCCATGGGCTTCGTGCACCCGGTCCGCGAGGGCATGCTGGAGCAGTCCGGGGTCATCATCGACGGCCGTGGCAACGTCCAGGCGAACGACGAGGACTACCGGACCTCGGTCGACAAGATCTGGGCGGCGGGAGACATGCGGCGCGGCCAGTCGCTGGTGGTCTGGGCGATCCGGGAGGGCCGCCAGGCGGCCCGCTCGATCGACCTGGCCCTCATGGGCCGCACCGACCTGCCGCGCTGA
- a CDS encoding SGNH/GDSL hydrolase family protein, whose amino-acid sequence MSCPNLRPPLRLLSLLVAALLGAALAGASPAAAQGDPMSGFFRFLFGGGQPRTQQAPPPPGAPVPLEVKPAKPRAPVEPKIVEQPKQSDAQVILVLGDSQGSNMAQGLQAAFADDPAVAVVSKARPSLAIVRDDEYDFLATLPATLAEGKFDFVVIMSGVNDRQSFYDKKTGAKTDELRSDRWETAYRNRIGAIVKILKDTGKPVYWVGQPPTERPTHSAFMGYLNGLVKPIVESAGVTFVDVWPGFTDDDGNFTYQGPDVDGKVKRLRASDGTHFTRAGQRKLAFFVEQSIRDQIKGIALAPEPVAPEAPQAPQAPQEVVLAAPPPLPPAPWKKVGPVITLGNPGADGEIELAGAPTAASLPARPGVPASPPALPALPAKADVMPGGYPLTETPQHRRLVRGEGIDPPSGRVDDFRWQRPR is encoded by the coding sequence ATGTCCTGTCCGAACCTCCGGCCGCCCCTGCGGCTCCTCTCCCTGCTCGTCGCCGCGCTTCTAGGCGCCGCGCTCGCCGGCGCCTCGCCCGCCGCCGCGCAGGGCGATCCGATGTCGGGATTCTTCCGCTTCCTGTTCGGCGGCGGCCAGCCGCGAACCCAGCAGGCGCCGCCTCCGCCGGGCGCCCCCGTTCCGCTGGAGGTGAAGCCTGCCAAGCCGCGCGCACCGGTCGAGCCGAAGATCGTCGAGCAGCCGAAGCAGTCCGACGCGCAGGTGATCCTGGTGCTCGGCGACAGCCAGGGCTCGAACATGGCCCAGGGCCTGCAGGCCGCCTTCGCGGACGATCCCGCCGTGGCCGTCGTCTCCAAGGCCCGCCCCTCGCTCGCCATCGTGCGCGACGACGAGTACGACTTCCTCGCCACTCTTCCGGCTACCCTGGCGGAGGGAAAATTCGACTTCGTCGTGATCATGAGCGGCGTGAACGACCGCCAGTCCTTCTACGACAAGAAGACCGGCGCCAAGACGGACGAGCTCCGCTCCGACCGCTGGGAGACCGCCTACCGCAACCGCATCGGCGCGATCGTCAAGATCCTCAAGGATACCGGCAAGCCGGTCTACTGGGTCGGCCAGCCGCCGACCGAGCGCCCGACCCACTCGGCCTTCATGGGCTACCTGAACGGACTGGTGAAGCCGATCGTCGAGAGCGCCGGGGTCACCTTCGTGGACGTCTGGCCCGGCTTCACGGACGACGACGGCAACTTCACCTACCAGGGACCCGACGTCGACGGAAAGGTGAAGCGCCTGCGCGCCAGCGACGGCACGCACTTCACCCGCGCCGGCCAGCGCAAGCTCGCCTTCTTCGTCGAACAGTCGATCCGCGACCAAATCAAGGGCATCGCGCTCGCCCCCGAGCCCGTGGCCCCCGAGGCTCCGCAGGCGCCCCAGGCGCCCCAGGAGGTGGTCCTCGCCGCGCCGCCGCCCCTGCCGCCCGCCCCGTGGAAGAAGGTCGGCCCGGTGATCACGCTCGGCAATCCCGGTGCGGACGGCGAAATCGAACTCGCCGGGGCCCCGACGGCGGCCTCCCTGCCGGCGCGCCCCGGCGTCCCCGCGTCCCCGCCCGCCCTGCCCGCCCTGCCCGCCAAGGCGGACGTCATGCCGGGCGGCTATCCTCTCACGGAGACCCCGCAGCACCGCCGCCTCGTCCGCGGCGAAGGCATCGACCCGCCCTCCGGCCGCGTCGACGATTTCCGGTGGCAGCGGCCGCGCTGA
- a CDS encoding lytic murein transglycosylase — MTIERPNQVQSASRAGAGPGLSRRSLVAGGAALAALPASAGLAVAQVSDYAFAQWVQVFRPRVLAKGVSAATYDRVMNAVTPDTEVYKFDKSQPEVQEPIWRYLNRRVNEWRINTGRERVKAHADLFGRIEQTYGVDRYMLCALWGMESAYGDVITNPKFMRKVIPCLAALAWGDPRRRTYWEQELTNALVIVDRGWAQPDDMIGSWAGAMGHTQWMPEVWLAMGVDFDRDGRINPFGKPDDALAGTARYLLERGKFQRGQTWGYEVRLPANFNAGLADGKTIKTTAQWKALGVTRANGEPFPRDSDNARLALPAGVRGPAFMYLQNLFAIRSYNPSTKYALAIGHLADRIRGSGDFLQPWPTDEKPLSLEEAQELQTRLTQLGFDTGGTDGRVGEKTQAAVQAWQKSVGMTPADGFPSDKVLKRLRGG; from the coding sequence ATGACGATCGAACGGCCGAACCAAGTGCAGTCCGCCTCGCGCGCGGGCGCGGGTCCGGGCCTCTCCCGCCGCAGCCTGGTCGCGGGCGGCGCCGCGCTCGCCGCCCTGCCGGCCTCCGCGGGGCTCGCCGTGGCGCAGGTCTCCGACTACGCCTTCGCCCAGTGGGTGCAGGTCTTCAGGCCGCGCGTCCTCGCCAAGGGCGTCTCGGCGGCGACCTACGACCGCGTGATGAACGCCGTGACGCCCGACACGGAAGTCTACAAGTTCGACAAGTCCCAGCCCGAGGTCCAGGAGCCGATCTGGCGCTACCTGAACCGGCGCGTCAACGAATGGCGGATCAACACGGGCCGGGAACGGGTCAAGGCCCATGCCGACCTCTTCGGCCGCATCGAGCAGACCTACGGCGTCGACCGCTACATGCTCTGCGCCCTGTGGGGCATGGAATCCGCCTACGGCGACGTGATCACCAATCCGAAGTTCATGCGCAAGGTGATCCCCTGCCTGGCGGCGCTGGCCTGGGGCGACCCGCGCCGGCGCACCTACTGGGAGCAGGAACTCACCAACGCCCTCGTCATCGTCGACCGCGGCTGGGCGCAGCCGGACGACATGATCGGCTCCTGGGCCGGCGCCATGGGGCACACCCAGTGGATGCCGGAGGTCTGGCTCGCCATGGGCGTCGACTTCGACCGCGACGGCCGCATCAATCCCTTCGGCAAGCCCGACGACGCCCTCGCCGGCACGGCCCGCTACCTGCTGGAGCGCGGCAAGTTTCAGCGCGGCCAGACCTGGGGCTACGAGGTGCGCCTGCCGGCGAACTTCAATGCCGGCCTGGCCGACGGCAAGACGATCAAGACCACGGCCCAGTGGAAGGCGCTCGGCGTCACCCGCGCCAACGGCGAACCCTTCCCGCGCGACAGCGACAACGCCCGCCTGGCCCTGCCGGCCGGTGTCCGCGGTCCCGCCTTCATGTACCTGCAGAACCTCTTCGCCATCCGCTCCTACAATCCCTCGACCAAATACGCCCTGGCGATCGGGCACCTAGCCGATCGGATCCGCGGCAGTGGCGACTTCCTCCAGCCCTGGCCGACCGACGAGAAGCCCCTGAGCCTGGAAGAGGCCCAGGAGCTGCAGACCAGGCTGACCCAGCTCGGCTTCGACACCGGCGGCACCGACGGCCGGGTCGGCGAGAAGACCCAGGCCGCCGTCCAGGCCTGGCAGAAGTCGGTGGGCATGACGCCCGCCGACGGCTTCCCCTCCGACAAGGTTCTCAAGCGCCTGCGCGGAGGCTAG
- the galU gene encoding UTP--glucose-1-phosphate uridylyltransferase GalU: MTKTIRKAVFPVAGLGTRFLPATKAIPKEMLTVVDRPVIQYIVDEAKEAGIEHFIFVTGRNKQVIEDHFDMAYELEDTLRGRNKTAELELLKSFLPAAGTTSFTRQQAPLGLGHAVWCAREIIGDEPFAVLLPDMIMKSETGCLAQMMEVYRETGGNIIAVEEVDPSVTHQYGIVGVGERRGNAFGITRMVEKPPQGTAPSNYIISGRYILQPEIFDHLSRHEKGAGGEIQLTDAMIRLMGEQSFWATRFDGVTYDTGTKIGFLAANVAYGLARKELSEEFRTVIKGLVG, encoded by the coding sequence ATGACGAAGACGATCCGGAAGGCCGTATTCCCCGTCGCGGGACTCGGCACGCGCTTCCTCCCGGCCACCAAGGCGATCCCGAAGGAAATGCTGACGGTCGTCGACCGCCCGGTCATCCAGTACATCGTCGACGAGGCTAAGGAGGCCGGGATCGAGCACTTCATCTTCGTCACCGGCCGCAACAAGCAGGTGATCGAGGACCATTTCGACATGGCCTACGAGCTCGAGGATACGCTGCGCGGGCGCAACAAGACCGCCGAGCTCGAGCTCCTCAAGAGCTTCCTGCCGGCGGCCGGCACGACCAGCTTCACCCGCCAGCAGGCCCCGCTCGGCCTCGGCCATGCGGTGTGGTGCGCGCGGGAGATCATCGGCGACGAGCCCTTCGCGGTGCTGCTGCCGGACATGATCATGAAGTCCGAGACGGGCTGCCTCGCCCAGATGATGGAGGTCTACCGCGAGACCGGCGGGAACATCATCGCGGTCGAGGAGGTGGACCCGTCGGTCACCCACCAGTACGGCATCGTGGGCGTCGGCGAGCGGCGCGGCAACGCCTTCGGGATCACCCGGATGGTCGAGAAGCCGCCGCAGGGCACGGCGCCGTCGAACTACATCATCTCGGGCCGCTACATCCTGCAGCCCGAGATCTTCGACCACCTGTCGCGGCACGAGAAGGGCGCGGGCGGCGAGATCCAGCTGACCGACGCCATGATCCGCCTGATGGGCGAGCAGTCGTTCTGGGCGACGCGCTTCGACGGGGTGACCTACGACACCGGCACGAAGATCGGCTTCCTGGCCGCCAACGTGGCCTACGGCCTTGCCCGCAAGGAGCTCTCCGAGGAGTTCCGGACGGTCATCAAGGGCCTCGTCGGCTGA
- a CDS encoding outer membrane beta-barrel protein, translating into MSIFQTQVCFAALLLATTGPALGQGLPIRGVDPPDWARALPDAVPRPSFVPAGAVTPISGTPAGANRGIRDSAEASSRRLAPRGALVRDGAAVPWLGPNLDAPPLPGDAAAAPPPVDTAPAPTVTGTVRRPTAVLAIARSRGPIPPSRRDALEARPRPFPDAAGPVPAVRPVAPPGPVPAGPPVPPASRTIPEDPLALGEELPADRLGLRGGGFVWLPALELTAGRTDNVEGMAGGRPGPALGIAPELKVRSDWSRHALDVELRGSYTRYPGNADYDRPGFVGIAKARIDLADEMRLDLRGGYTLQRESAGSAETPAGAKVPSDASTWTASAGLTRDVGLIWATLRGDLEATRYTGGTLASGAPIAGAAARDNDRLVLAARTGLSASPAARPYVEGQLTRRTYVMRSASGRDADGYGLRAGLELDSGPLLKGDLSAGWSSEEPADRRLGSLEGWTLDGTLTWSPTRLTRVTVNARTALEPTTLAGSAGSLARSTGLTVLQSVTRQVDAEAGVTLTARRYAGIDRRETTVAGTGTLTWKANPNVHLFLRGTVERTMPGAPDPDYSVGTVLVGLRLQR; encoded by the coding sequence ATGTCGATCTTTCAAACGCAAGTCTGCTTCGCCGCGCTGCTGCTCGCCACCACCGGGCCGGCCCTCGGACAGGGCTTGCCGATCCGCGGCGTGGATCCCCCCGACTGGGCCCGGGCCCTTCCCGACGCCGTCCCGCGCCCGAGCTTCGTCCCCGCCGGAGCGGTCACGCCGATCTCGGGGACCCCCGCCGGGGCGAATCGCGGGATCCGTGATTCGGCGGAGGCATCGTCCCGCCGTCTCGCGCCCCGCGGCGCATTGGTCCGGGACGGCGCCGCCGTGCCCTGGCTCGGACCGAACCTCGATGCCCCGCCCCTGCCCGGCGACGCCGCCGCCGCTCCCCCGCCTGTCGACACGGCCCCGGCCCCGACCGTCACCGGCACGGTGCGGCGCCCCACGGCGGTTCTGGCCATCGCGCGCAGCCGCGGACCGATCCCGCCGAGCCGGCGCGACGCCCTGGAGGCGCGGCCGCGTCCATTCCCGGACGCCGCAGGTCCCGTCCCGGCCGTCCGCCCCGTCGCGCCGCCCGGGCCCGTGCCGGCCGGGCCGCCGGTCCCGCCGGCCTCCCGCACCATTCCGGAGGACCCCCTGGCCCTCGGCGAGGAGCTGCCCGCGGACCGCCTGGGCCTGCGCGGCGGCGGCTTTGTCTGGCTGCCGGCCCTGGAGCTGACCGCCGGCCGGACCGACAACGTGGAGGGCATGGCCGGCGGGCGGCCAGGGCCGGCGCTCGGCATCGCCCCGGAACTCAAAGTCCGCTCCGACTGGTCCCGCCATGCCCTCGACGTCGAGCTGCGCGGCTCCTACACGCGCTATCCCGGCAACGCCGACTACGACCGCCCCGGCTTCGTCGGCATCGCCAAGGCGCGCATCGACCTCGCCGACGAGATGCGGCTCGACCTGCGTGGCGGCTACACGCTGCAACGCGAATCGGCGGGAAGTGCCGAGACGCCGGCCGGCGCCAAGGTCCCCTCCGACGCCTCGACCTGGACGGCTTCGGCGGGCCTCACCCGCGACGTCGGCCTGATCTGGGCGACGCTCCGCGGCGACCTGGAGGCCACGCGCTACACGGGCGGCACCCTGGCGAGCGGCGCCCCGATCGCCGGCGCCGCGGCGCGCGACAACGACCGGCTGGTGCTGGCCGCCCGCACGGGCCTCTCGGCCTCGCCCGCCGCCAGGCCCTACGTCGAAGGCCAGCTCACGCGGCGCACCTACGTGATGCGCTCGGCCTCGGGCCGCGACGCCGACGGCTACGGGCTCCGCGCCGGCCTGGAACTCGACTCCGGCCCCTTGCTGAAGGGCGACCTCTCCGCCGGCTGGTCGTCGGAGGAGCCGGCCGACCGCCGCCTCGGCAGTCTCGAGGGTTGGACGCTCGACGGCACCCTCACCTGGTCGCCGACCCGTCTGACCCGCGTGACCGTCAACGCCCGCACTGCCCTGGAGCCCACCACCCTGGCGGGCTCCGCCGGTTCGCTGGCGCGCAGCACCGGCCTGACCGTGCTGCAGTCCGTCACCCGCCAGGTCGACGCAGAGGCGGGCGTGACGCTGACGGCCCGCCGCTATGCCGGCATCGACCGGCGCGAGACGACGGTCGCCGGCACGGGCACCTTGACCTGGAAGGCGAACCCGAACGTCCACCTGTTCCTGCGCGGCACGGTGGAGCGCACCATGCCGGGGGCGCCGGATCCCGACTATTCGGTCGGCACGGTGCTGGTCGGCCTGCGCCTGCAGCGGTGA
- a CDS encoding KpsF/GutQ family sugar-phosphate isomerase, translated as MRQIDADLAGTRGAGGGSEGRQAADLAAARRTLGIEIEGLQMLAAALEGALGTAIMDTVAAVREARGRVIVTGIGKSGHICRKIAATLASTGTPAFFVHPSEASHGDLGMITPDDIVIAMSWSGESSELASILAYSRRFRVPLVAVTSNAASTLGRAADIVLEMPKVPEACPHGLAPTTSTMMQLAIGDALAISLLESRGFTAQDFRVFHPGGKLGASLKLVRDVMHQGHAVPLAPLGTLMREAILLMNQRGFGCLGVLRDDGRLAGIVTDGDLRRHIGDDLLTRKVDEVMTRRPKVIRPDALVASAMELLNSSQITALLVVENERPIGIVHMHDLLRLGVA; from the coding sequence ATGCGCCAGATCGATGCCGACCTCGCCGGAACGCGCGGTGCAGGCGGCGGATCCGAGGGGCGGCAAGCGGCGGACCTCGCCGCGGCGCGACGAACCCTCGGCATCGAGATCGAGGGCCTGCAGATGCTCGCGGCGGCGCTCGAGGGCGCGCTCGGCACGGCCATCATGGACACGGTCGCGGCGGTGCGCGAGGCGCGCGGCCGCGTGATCGTGACCGGCATCGGGAAGAGCGGGCACATCTGCCGCAAGATCGCGGCGACGCTCGCCTCGACGGGCACGCCCGCCTTCTTCGTGCATCCGAGCGAGGCCAGCCACGGCGACCTCGGCATGATCACGCCGGACGACATCGTCATCGCCATGTCGTGGTCGGGCGAGTCGAGCGAATTGGCGTCGATCCTCGCCTATTCGCGTCGCTTCCGGGTGCCGCTCGTGGCGGTCACCTCCAACGCGGCCTCGACGCTCGGCCGGGCGGCCGACATCGTGCTGGAGATGCCGAAGGTGCCGGAGGCCTGCCCGCACGGGCTGGCGCCGACGACCTCGACCATGATGCAGCTCGCCATCGGCGACGCGCTGGCCATCTCGCTCCTGGAGAGCCGGGGCTTCACGGCGCAGGACTTCCGCGTGTTCCACCCGGGCGGCAAGCTCGGGGCGAGCCTCAAGCTGGTGCGCGACGTCATGCACCAGGGCCACGCGGTGCCGCTGGCGCCGCTCGGCACGCTGATGCGGGAGGCGATCCTGCTCATGAACCAGCGCGGCTTCGGCTGCCTCGGCGTGCTCCGGGACGACGGCCGACTCGCCGGCATCGTGACGGACGGCGACCTGCGCCGGCACATCGGCGACGACCTGCTCACCCGCAAGGTCGACGAGGTGATGACCCGGCGGCCGAAGGTCATCCGTCCGGACGCCCTGGTGGCGAGCGCCATGGAGCTCCTGAACAGCTCGCAGATCACGGCGCTGCTCGTGGTCGAGAACGAACGTCCCATCGGGATCGTTCACATGCACGACCTGCTGAGGCTCGGCGTCGCCTGA
- a CDS encoding NfeD family protein, giving the protein MSLFEYVARWFDAPSTWLLLGLALLALEVFVPGTFFLWFGVSALAIGAVLLVVAVEWKIALVAWAVLAVLLLLVGRRFFHARDREVEDPYLNERAARYTGRQFTLTEPLIESQGNLKIDDTIWRVSGPDLPAGTRIRVVGVDGPVLKVDRA; this is encoded by the coding sequence ATGAGCCTCTTCGAGTACGTCGCCCGCTGGTTCGACGCCCCGTCCACCTGGCTCCTCTTGGGCCTCGCCCTGCTGGCCCTGGAGGTCTTCGTCCCGGGCACCTTCTTCCTGTGGTTCGGCGTCTCCGCGCTCGCGATCGGCGCCGTCCTGCTGGTCGTCGCCGTCGAGTGGAAGATCGCGCTCGTCGCCTGGGCGGTCCTCGCGGTCCTGCTGCTCCTGGTCGGCCGCCGCTTCTTCCACGCCCGCGACCGCGAGGTGGAGGACCCGTATCTCAACGAGCGCGCGGCGCGCTACACGGGCCGGCAGTTCACGCTGACCGAGCCCCTGATCGAGAGCCAGGGCAACCTAAAGATCGACGACACGATCTGGCGCGTGAGCGGTCCGGACCTGCCGGCCGGCACGCGCATCCGGGTGGTCGGCGTGGACGGCCCGGTTCTCAAGGTCGACCGGGCCTGA
- a CDS encoding SPFH domain-containing protein — protein sequence MTAGDIVIIAIVIVLIVTVFAGVKTVPQGSNWTVERFGKYTRTLKPGLNILVPYVEGVGAKLTMMEQVLDVPTQEVITKDNATVSVDGVAFFQVLDAAKAAYEVQNLELAILNLVMTNIRTVMGSMDLDQLLSHRDEINTRLLSVVDAAASSWGVKANRIEIKDIIPPADLVASMGRQMKAERDKRASVLEAEGARQSEILRAEGQKAAQILEAEGRREAAFRDAEARERLAEAEAKATQVVSQAIAGGDLQAINYFVAQKYIEAFKELAAAPNQKVILVPMEATAIMSSIGGIAELARSALGDGPGRAATPPKT from the coding sequence GTGACCGCCGGCGACATCGTCATCATCGCCATCGTGATCGTGCTGATCGTGACCGTCTTCGCCGGGGTCAAGACGGTGCCGCAGGGATCGAACTGGACCGTCGAGCGATTCGGCAAGTATACGCGGACACTGAAGCCCGGCCTCAACATCCTCGTTCCTTATGTGGAGGGCGTCGGCGCCAAGCTCACCATGATGGAGCAGGTGCTGGACGTGCCCACCCAGGAGGTCATCACCAAGGACAACGCCACCGTCTCGGTCGACGGCGTCGCCTTCTTCCAGGTCCTCGACGCCGCCAAGGCGGCCTACGAGGTGCAGAACCTGGAACTCGCCATCCTCAACCTCGTCATGACCAACATCCGCACCGTGATGGGTTCGATGGACCTCGACCAGCTCCTGTCCCACCGCGACGAGATCAACACCCGCCTCCTGTCGGTGGTCGACGCCGCCGCCTCGTCCTGGGGCGTCAAGGCGAACCGCATCGAGATCAAGGACATCATCCCCCCCGCCGATCTCGTCGCCTCGATGGGCCGCCAGATGAAGGCCGAGCGCGACAAGCGCGCCTCGGTGCTCGAGGCCGAGGGCGCCCGCCAGTCGGAGATTCTGCGAGCGGAGGGCCAGAAGGCCGCCCAGATCCTCGAGGCCGAAGGCCGCCGCGAGGCCGCCTTCCGGGATGCCGAAGCCCGCGAGCGCCTGGCCGAGGCCGAGGCCAAGGCGACCCAGGTCGTCTCCCAGGCAATCGCCGGCGGCGACCTGCAGGCGATCAACTACTTCGTCGCCCAGAAATACATCGAGGCCTTCAAGGAGCTCGCCGCCGCCCCGAACCAGAAGGTCATCCTCGTGCCCATGGAGGCGACCGCCATCATGAGCTCCATCGGCGGCATCGCCGAACTCGCCCGCTCCGCGCTCGGCGACGGCCCCGGCCGCGCCGCCACGCCCCCCAAGACCTGA
- the hemH gene encoding ferrochelatase yields the protein MPPGHPPVAAGRIGVLVVALGTPDATDYWSMRRYLREFLSDRRVIETPRWLWWPLLNLIILSTRPQKKGRDYDTIWNRERNEGPLRTITRSQADKLQAAMAPVSDKVVVDWAMRYGNPSIRSRLEALQAQGCERILVFPLYPQYAAATTATVNDVVFDTLKAMRWQPAIRTVPPYHDDPVYIDSIAESMKASLAGIDWEPEVILASFHGIPKSYFDKGDPYHCHCAKTTRLLREVLGAAPEKLRMTFQSRFGPEEWLQPYTDKTVEALAQQGVKRLAVVTPGFTADCLETLEEIAGENAEIFHHAGGEKFHFIPCLNDSDLGMRVIEAVVLRELMGWI from the coding sequence CTGCCACCCGGCCATCCGCCGGTCGCCGCCGGCCGCATCGGCGTGCTGGTCGTGGCGCTCGGCACGCCGGACGCGACTGACTACTGGTCCATGCGCCGCTATCTCCGGGAATTCCTGTCCGACCGGCGCGTCATCGAAACGCCGCGCTGGCTCTGGTGGCCCCTTCTGAACCTGATCATCCTGTCCACGCGCCCGCAGAAGAAGGGCCGCGACTACGACACGATCTGGAACCGCGAGCGCAACGAGGGTCCGCTGCGGACCATCACCCGCTCCCAGGCCGACAAGCTCCAGGCCGCGATGGCGCCGGTCTCCGACAAGGTCGTGGTCGACTGGGCGATGCGCTACGGCAACCCGTCGATCCGCAGCCGCCTGGAGGCGCTGCAGGCGCAGGGCTGCGAGCGGATCCTGGTCTTCCCGCTCTATCCCCAGTACGCCGCGGCCACCACGGCGACGGTCAACGACGTGGTCTTCGACACCCTCAAGGCCATGCGCTGGCAGCCGGCGATCCGCACCGTGCCGCCCTACCACGACGACCCAGTCTACATCGATTCCATCGCCGAGAGCATGAAGGCGAGCCTCGCCGGCATCGACTGGGAGCCGGAGGTGATCCTCGCCTCCTTCCACGGCATCCCGAAGTCCTACTTCGACAAGGGCGACCCCTACCACTGCCATTGCGCCAAGACCACGCGGCTCCTGCGCGAGGTCCTGGGCGCCGCTCCCGAGAAGCTGCGGATGACCTTCCAGTCCCGCTTCGGGCCGGAGGAGTGGCTCCAGCCCTACACCGACAAGACGGTCGAGGCGCTCGCGCAGCAGGGGGTCAAACGCCTCGCCGTGGTCACGCCCGGCTTCACCGCCGATTGCCTGGAAACCCTGGAGGAGATCGCCGGCGAGAACGCCGAAATCTTCCATCATGCGGGCGGCGAGAAGTTCCATTTCATCCCGTGCCTCAACGATTCGGACCTCGGCATGCGGGTGATCGAGGCCGTCGTGCTGCGCGAGCTGATGGGCTGGATCTGA